CGGGCAGGCCGAGGCCGCGGACCTGGCGGAGCGCTGCGTACGGAGCCGGTTCGTCGCGCATGAGGCGGTGAGCCTCCTGCACACGCTCGGTCGTCCGGTCGGCGAGGAGGCCCTGCTGCGGCTGGTGCGGGACCCGTCGGTGGACGAGTACGACCGGGCCTGGGCGCGCGAGTGGCTGATCAAGCTGCGCCGGGAGGACAACCGCGCCCGTGCCCGCGAGGCCGTCGAGGGTGAGGAGCCGCTGCTGCCCGGGGTGGTGCGGGACCTCCCCGTCTCCCCCCACGGCGGCGGCGTCGAGTGGCCGGACGACCCCGATCTCCTGCGACGGGTCCTGGAGGCGCTGCTGCCGGCCGGGCGGCTGGTCCCGCAGGAGCCGCCGGCGGACTGGCACCACGACGACGAGGGCGAGGAGGTGGACTACTCGGAGCGGCCGGAGTGGTTCGACATCGGCCTCGTGGCGCGGGACCTGATGCCGCATCCGACCCAGGTCACCCACGAGCGGACGGCCGAGCTGCGCAGCGAGTGCGAACTCCTCGGACTGGACGTGAGCGCCGCGGACTTCGTCGAGCGACAGGTCACGCGGATCCGGGCGGAGACAGCCGCCGGGGCGTTCCACCACCTCGGGTTCCTCGGCCACCGCCGGCCCGACGAGGTCACGCCCTGGGCGATGGACCTCGCCCGGCGGTACGTGGAGTGCGATGCCGCCGCCGAGGAGGCGTTGTACATGCTCACCTACATGAACGAGCTCCCGTACGGCCGCGAGGTCCTGGCCCGTCTCGCCGCGGACGCCTCGCTGCGGCCCGAGATCCGGGCGAGGGCCGAGGGCGCCCTGAGGTAAGTGGAGGGGTGCCCTCCGCCGTGGCTCCCGCCCCTGGTTACACTCCCCGCGCATATCGCGAGGCAAAGGGGCGGGAGAGTCATGAGCGTGGATTCCACGGTGTCGGGTCTGTTGCGGCAGATCGCCACGCAGGACGTCGTCGAGGTGCGGGACGAGATGGGCGGCCTCAGGCGCGTCGCCGCGCGGGCCGCCGTCGTCGAGCAGTACGGCTTCGAGTACGGCGGGGCCTGGCGCGAAGGGCACAACAAGTCGACCCTGGTCGCGTGCCTGTACCGCGACACCCGTCCCGAGGCACGCGCGCGGGAGGCGGCCACCATCGCCGCGTTCCCGCAGGCCGGCCGGGGCGGCCCCGTGCCCGGGATGCGGCCCGGCACCCTCAAGCCGCTCCCCGAGGCCGAGCAGACGGTCGCACACCTCAAGGACCGCATCGCCTTCGACGTGACGGCCGAGGCCGCGGGCCCCAAGCAGAAGCGGTTCGTCTGGGCGATCACGGCCGGCCTTGTGCTGACCCTGCTGATCGCCGGGTACTACCTCGGCGCCCTCGTCGGCGGCGCGCTCCTGTCCGGCTTCCTGCTGTTCGCCTTCAGGATCGGTGACGTACGGCGCCGGAAGATCACCGAGCGGCTGACCGCCGCCGGGTTCGCCGCCGTCCGCGACGAGCACGGACGTCAGCGGTTCCTGCGCCCCGGCCAGCAGCTGCCGGGACACGCGAACCCGTTCGCGAACTGAGCGGGAGCTCTAGACGGACACCGCCAGGACGTAACTGCCGGCCCGCATCTCGTCGCACAGGGCCTTGCAGGCGCCGAAGTGCTCGCCGAACTCGGGCTTGGTCTTCCAGGCGGCCATCGACTCCTCGTCGCTCCAGGACGCGAACGAGATGAAGTGGCCCGGTTCGCCCGCGTCACGGATGAGCCGGGCGAACCGGAAGCCCTCGTTGTCCTTCTTGGTCCAGGTCAGGAAGGCCGTCCACCGTTCGACGAACTCGTCCTCCTTGCCCTCGGAGACCCGCCAGTTGCCGGATGCCCAGAACTTGCTGTCCTCCGTCATGGCACACCACCTCGATGGGAGGGAGCCCCTCCCACCAGGCTAGGCCGCTACCCGCCGGTCATCAGCGGTTGGACGTGACAGTGACCGGCTCGTCGTTCTGGATCTGGCTGACCAGCTGCTTCACCTTCGGCATGTCCCACTTCAGGGACCCCTGCGGCGCGCTGCCCGAGATCGGGATGTTCATGGACTTGCCGGAGCCGCCGCTGATGCCCTTCATCGCGAAGAACATCTTGCCGAGGTCGTAGAGCGACATGTCCTTGTCGACGATCAGCGTGTCCAGGCCGGCGCCCAGCGTCGGGTACAGCTTGAACGGGTTGAGGATCGTGCCCGGCGTCGCCGCCTGGTTGGCCAGCGCGGAGAGGAACTTCTGCTGGTTCTTCGTGCGCGCCAGGTCGGACTCGGCGAAGGCGTACCGGGTCCGGACGAACGCGAGCGCCTGCTCGCCGTTCAGAGTCTGCTCGCCGGCCTGGAAGTTCGCGCCGGAGTTCTTGTCCTTGAAGCCCTTCTCGATGTTCATGTCGACACCGCCGAGCGCGTCGACGATGTTCGCGAAACCGGCGAAGCCGATCTCCGCGTAGTGGTCGATGCGCAGCCCGGTGTTGAACTCGACCGTGCGGACCAGCAGCTCCGGCCCGTCCATCGCGTACGCCGCGTTCAGCTTGGAGCCACCGCGCGCCTTGTACGTCTTCCCGGACTCGGAGCCGACGAACGAGGGGATCGTCACCCACGAGTCACGCGGCAGCGAGACCATCGTGTTCCCGCTGGAGCAGGCGGCGAGGATCATCATCGAGTCGGTCCGCTTGCCCTCGGCGGAGCCGGTGTGGAGCTTCTTCTTCTCCTCGGCGGACATGCCCTCGCGGCTGTCCGAGCCGACGATCAGGTACGTGGTGCAGTCGCCCTCCTCGGGGCGCTCGATGACCTTGGCGAGGTCGACCTCGTTGCGCATCTGCGAGCTGGCCCAGGCGTACGTGCCGACGCCCCAGGCGAGCACGGCGACGACCAGCACGATCGAGCCGACCTTGATCCGGCGGCGCCAGTCGGGCGCGGCCGGACCGTAGCCGTCGTCGTAGTAGGGGTCGCGCGGCGGCGGGACGGAGCCGCGGCCGCCGCCCTGCGGGCCGCCGTAGACCTGGCCGCTGCTGTAGCCGGAGTCGTAGCCGGAGGCCTGGGCCTGCGTGTAGCCCTGGTCGTAGCCGCCCTGGCCCTGGCCGTAGCCCTGGTCGTACCGCTGCTGCCCCTGCTGCGGCGGTACGGGCGGACGCCGACGCTGCACGTGACGCATCGCGCGCGGGCCCTCGGGCTCGTCGCCGGGGCTGCCGTGACCGTATCCGCCTTGCCAGTCATTCATGCGGAACAGTGTGCCGTCCGGCCCTCGGGGCCGGACAGGCCGGGTGGAAAATCGGACCGGCGCTGTTGCCAAGCTGATGCAAAGGTGACCGGGCCGAAGCGTGGGGCAAAGCTCGGCATAAGGTGGACGGCATGACAGATCAGGGCGATATCCCGGGCAAGCCCACCTCCGCGTCGCGCACCACCCTCAGCCACATCATGACGAGCCACGACACCAACCTCCTGGGCACGGTGCACGGTGGCGTGATCATGAAGCTCGTCGACGACGCCGCCGGGGCCGTCGCCGGCCGCCACTCCGGCGGCCCGGCCGTGACCGCGTCCATGGACGAG
This sequence is a window from Streptomyces sp. HUAS YS2. Protein-coding genes within it:
- a CDS encoding putative quinol monooxygenase, with amino-acid sequence MTEDSKFWASGNWRVSEGKEDEFVERWTAFLTWTKKDNEGFRFARLIRDAGEPGHFISFASWSDEESMAAWKTKPEFGEHFGACKALCDEMRAGSYVLAVSV
- a CDS encoding LCP family protein, which codes for MNDWQGGYGHGSPGDEPEGPRAMRHVQRRRPPVPPQQGQQRYDQGYGQGQGGYDQGYTQAQASGYDSGYSSGQVYGGPQGGGRGSVPPPRDPYYDDGYGPAAPDWRRRIKVGSIVLVVAVLAWGVGTYAWASSQMRNEVDLAKVIERPEEGDCTTYLIVGSDSREGMSAEEKKKLHTGSAEGKRTDSMMILAACSSGNTMVSLPRDSWVTIPSFVGSESGKTYKARGGSKLNAAYAMDGPELLVRTVEFNTGLRIDHYAEIGFAGFANIVDALGGVDMNIEKGFKDKNSGANFQAGEQTLNGEQALAFVRTRYAFAESDLARTKNQQKFLSALANQAATPGTILNPFKLYPTLGAGLDTLIVDKDMSLYDLGKMFFAMKGISGGSGKSMNIPISGSAPQGSLKWDMPKVKQLVSQIQNDEPVTVTSNR